In Desulfomonile tiedjei, the DNA window CGTATTTCATCATGTCGGCAGACCTCATTGTTCAAATGTGAACAGGTATCAATGACTCGATATGGCTTCGTGGGTTGCGATGGGAAAAGAAAATTCGAAACGGTCAAGAAGACCGAAAAGCTCTTGGAGCTTTGCGGTGTCACCGCTGACGCTCATTTCCCCTTCCATAACCAATTGGGCCGCGGTGGCGGTGCGGGCGAAGATCTTGTTCCAAGCGTCCCTGGTAAGGGTCATTGTCGCGTCAGCCTTTGGATCGGAACCGTCACGGTAGTTGAGCACCGCGTTCTGGAGAGTCATGACATAGTTATTCTTGGTGTCGGTGAATTCCCAGTTGAGGACAATGCGTTTGCCAAAGGCTTTCGGTCCGTTGAGCGCCATGCCGAGGAAATCGAAGAATTGTTCAGTGGGTATGTCTGCTATCAGGCCACGACCTGCACTTGAGCCCGTGCCGACGATCAGCCCCTTCTTGAGGCCCTGGTTCAATTCCTGGGCCGCGGTGAGATATGCGTTTCGCCATGTGGCGTTCTCCGTCTGATAGCCGAGTTGGGTCTGAGCTGCCGCGGCCAGCTTTCGCGCCTTCATGTTTTCGGGCTCGGCCCAGACTACGTAATCGAGAACTTGTGCTACCCAACGGTAATCCCCCTTGTCGTACGCCTGCTGGGCCTTGGTTATTACAGCATCGGCGCCGCCCATGTACTCCACCATGCGCTTACCGGTTTCTCTGGGTGGCAGCGGGTCCAGGTGCGCGGGGTTCGCGTCGTACCAGCCGACGTAAAGGCTGTAAATCCCCTGAACGTCGTGCTTGATGTGGCCATAGTAGGGCCTCAGATACCATTTTTCCGCCAGACCGGGTGGTAGCTCGATCTTGTCCGCTATTTCGCCTGGAGTATAGCCGTGATTCATAAGGCGGAGGGTCTGGTCGTGGACGTATTTCAATGCGTCACGTTGGGTTTCCAGATATTCCTTCACGTGATCCTTGCCAAACCGAGGCCAATTGTGGCCCGCGATGATTGTCTCGGTGTCCTGGAATTGAAGCGCTCGATTCACCGACTCGGCCCACTGGGTGGCTTCACGGGTCCTGGCCCCGCGGATTGTGTAGATGTTGTGCAGTGAGTGAGCGCAGTTGTCAGCTATGTAGAGTGTCTTCTTTTGGGGCAGATACACCTGCATGTTTACGGGCGCTTCGCCAGGGGCATTCTGGAACACCAGCTCCACGCCGTCCAAGTCCATGGTGCTCCCCTGCTCGTCAATCAAATCGGTCGGAGCTATCAAGCTGGCGGTACCGGCCTCCGCGGTCTTGAGCAATCCCGCATCCACTTGGCCTTTGGGGTTCTTTTCCAAAAGATTGCCGTACATGTACATGGATCGCCGCCCCATTGCCGGGCCGACCATTAGGTTTTCGCTCAGAGCAGCCTTCACGAACCCCTTCGGAGCGATGATCCTGGTTTTGCCGCTCTTTACGTCTTCATCGGAGGTCACACCTTTGACTCCGCCGAAGTGGTCGATATG includes these proteins:
- a CDS encoding MBL fold metallo-hydrolase; the protein is MRAIFWILAAVLLVTSGNFRGQACADDCTDFTKKANQGLYQNPNLKWADQEDFKFATRGFIATDQDLVLKDAQGNVIWSNAEYDAFLKGDAPPTVNPSLWRHAVINALHGLFKVTDGVYQVRSQSASNMTIIEGRTGYIVIDPHISIENAKNNIELVFRHLGKKPINAVIYSHSHIDHFGGVKGVTSDEDVKSGKTRIIAPKGFVKAALSENLMVGPAMGRRSMYMYGNLLEKNPKGQVDAGLLKTAEAGTASLIAPTDLIDEQGSTMDLDGVELVFQNAPGEAPVNMQVYLPQKKTLYIADNCAHSLHNIYTIRGARTREATQWAESVNRALQFQDTETIIAGHNWPRFGKDHVKEYLETQRDALKYVHDQTLRLMNHGYTPGEIADKIELPPGLAEKWYLRPYYGHIKHDVQGIYSLYVGWYDANPAHLDPLPPRETGKRMVEYMGGADAVITKAQQAYDKGDYRWVAQVLDYVVWAEPENMKARKLAAAAQTQLGYQTENATWRNAYLTAAQELNQGLKKGLIVGTGSSAGRGLIADIPTEQFFDFLGMALNGPKAFGKRIVLNWEFTDTKNNYVMTLQNAVLNYRDGSDPKADATMTLTRDAWNKIFARTATAAQLVMEGEMSVSGDTAKLQELFGLLDRFEFSFPIATHEAISSH